The Plantibacter sp. Leaf314 genome includes a window with the following:
- a CDS encoding aminotransferase, with protein MGTEYFDYFQHVELPSPALPDDEVRRLFTATFGVDVDVRSLGSQQDQNFRVFERGSSNPLGVLKLSNPAFSETEIAMQDAASALVGEREPALRVPRAVVGPRGTMSAWWDTSQGRIHARVIENLEGRTLMGSGHLSAAVVERMGDLAARVSLALADFEHPAADRVLQWDLRHAGRVIDTLLPLEPEADVRATIRAAADDALLALDRVADGLPIQAGHFDITDDNVLRRSDEPLPDAVIDFGDVVRSWRVGEIAVTVSSILHHDGATITSGLPAIRAFHARRPLDEHERTALWPLVVLRGAVLALSGRQQVRLDRENTYASDALDREMRILEVAASVPVQVMTTLIRDALGEPSRAGVEWLGAPLLTFARAVAIDAGTLSEVNAEGAWMREDTLAGAALAALDDGADAAFLPPWRPVLTGAPARTPSAPATVPTGMGLWLADATPVDRLGTVSAVRPGTIAVTGEHGTITVSGLPVTGVDVLPARTPLFVQLHHGPESPAPERTTAALAPGWRSLLGDPGPAFGLAPQHPDDHDDVLDRREAVLAEVQEHYYAHPPQIERGWKEYLIDVDGRVYLDMVNNIASIGHAHPRVADAAYRQLRLLNTNSRFHYRAIADYAERIAATLPDELDTVFFVNSGSEAVDLAIRLAQASTGRDDVVAMREAYHGWTYASDAVSTSIADNPSALETRPDWVHTVAAANSYRGSHRGADAAKYAPEAAEAIDALAAAGTPPAAFLCESYFGNAGGVALPDGYLRQVYAAVRRHGGVAIADEVQVGFGRLGEWFWGFQQQDAVPDVVAVAKSIGAGQPIGAVITSRAIADRYRTQGYFFSSTGGSPLSSVVGLAVLDVIRDEGLQENARRVGSHLKSRLETLRDQYPIIGTVHGSGLYLGLEFIRDQDTLEPATLETAAICDRLRELGVIMQPTGDHLNVFKIKPPLCITEESADYFVDAVAHVLATGW; from the coding sequence ATGGGGACCGAGTACTTCGACTACTTCCAACACGTCGAGCTCCCCTCGCCGGCACTCCCGGATGACGAGGTCCGGAGGCTGTTCACCGCCACGTTCGGCGTCGACGTCGACGTCCGGTCGCTCGGCAGTCAGCAGGATCAGAACTTCCGGGTCTTCGAACGAGGTTCAAGCAACCCGCTCGGCGTGCTGAAGCTGAGCAACCCAGCCTTCAGCGAGACCGAGATCGCGATGCAGGACGCCGCATCCGCGCTCGTCGGTGAACGCGAGCCAGCGCTCAGAGTCCCCCGTGCCGTCGTCGGACCGCGGGGCACGATGAGCGCCTGGTGGGACACCTCGCAGGGTCGCATCCACGCGCGGGTGATCGAGAACCTCGAAGGACGGACCCTGATGGGCTCCGGTCATCTCTCCGCCGCCGTCGTCGAGCGCATGGGGGATCTCGCGGCGAGAGTCAGCCTGGCCCTCGCCGACTTCGAGCACCCGGCCGCAGATCGGGTGCTCCAGTGGGACCTCAGGCATGCCGGCCGCGTCATCGACACGCTGCTCCCGTTGGAGCCGGAGGCCGACGTGCGGGCGACCATCCGAGCCGCCGCGGACGACGCGCTCCTCGCCCTCGACCGCGTAGCGGACGGACTGCCGATCCAGGCCGGACACTTCGACATCACCGACGACAACGTGCTGCGCCGCTCCGACGAACCACTCCCGGACGCGGTGATCGACTTCGGGGACGTCGTCCGCTCGTGGCGCGTGGGCGAGATCGCGGTGACGGTGTCCTCGATCCTCCACCACGACGGGGCGACGATCACCTCCGGGCTTCCTGCGATCAGGGCCTTCCACGCGCGCCGACCGCTCGATGAACACGAACGGACCGCGCTCTGGCCCCTGGTCGTGCTGCGCGGCGCCGTGCTCGCACTGAGCGGCCGTCAGCAGGTTCGACTGGACCGGGAGAACACCTACGCGAGCGATGCCCTCGATCGCGAGATGCGCATCCTGGAGGTCGCGGCATCCGTGCCCGTGCAGGTGATGACCACCCTCATCCGCGACGCCCTGGGGGAACCATCCCGTGCCGGCGTCGAGTGGCTGGGGGCTCCCCTACTCACCTTCGCTCGCGCAGTCGCCATCGATGCCGGCACCCTCTCCGAGGTGAACGCCGAGGGCGCTTGGATGCGTGAGGACACGCTCGCCGGCGCGGCCCTGGCAGCCCTGGACGACGGGGCTGACGCCGCTTTCCTCCCACCGTGGCGGCCTGTGCTCACGGGCGCACCTGCTCGCACCCCGTCCGCCCCGGCGACCGTCCCCACCGGGATGGGCCTGTGGCTCGCCGACGCGACACCGGTCGACCGCCTCGGCACGGTGAGCGCCGTCCGGCCGGGCACGATCGCCGTCACAGGCGAGCATGGGACGATCACCGTATCCGGCTTGCCCGTCACCGGAGTCGACGTCCTGCCCGCGCGCACACCACTGTTCGTCCAGTTGCACCACGGTCCGGAGTCCCCCGCCCCGGAACGCACCACCGCCGCCCTCGCACCCGGGTGGCGGTCGCTCCTCGGCGACCCCGGCCCGGCCTTCGGCCTCGCCCCGCAGCACCCGGACGACCACGACGACGTGCTCGACCGTCGTGAGGCCGTCCTCGCGGAGGTCCAAGAGCACTACTACGCCCACCCGCCCCAGATCGAACGCGGGTGGAAGGAGTACCTCATCGACGTGGACGGACGCGTCTACCTGGACATGGTGAACAACATCGCATCGATCGGACACGCGCACCCGCGAGTCGCAGATGCGGCGTACCGACAGCTGCGGCTCCTGAACACGAACTCGCGGTTCCACTACCGGGCCATCGCCGACTACGCGGAGCGGATCGCCGCGACGTTGCCCGACGAGCTGGACACCGTGTTCTTCGTGAACTCGGGCTCGGAAGCGGTCGATCTGGCCATCCGTCTCGCGCAGGCCTCGACCGGCCGGGACGACGTCGTCGCGATGCGTGAGGCGTACCACGGGTGGACCTACGCGAGCGACGCCGTCTCCACCTCGATCGCCGACAACCCGTCTGCGCTCGAGACGCGTCCCGACTGGGTGCACACCGTCGCAGCAGCCAACTCCTACCGGGGCTCCCATCGCGGAGCCGATGCGGCGAAGTATGCACCGGAGGCGGCGGAGGCGATCGACGCCCTCGCCGCAGCCGGCACCCCACCCGCAGCCTTCCTCTGCGAGTCCTATTTCGGCAACGCGGGCGGCGTCGCACTGCCCGACGGCTACCTCCGTCAGGTGTACGCGGCGGTCCGGCGCCACGGCGGCGTCGCGATCGCCGATGAGGTCCAGGTCGGATTCGGCCGCCTGGGCGAGTGGTTCTGGGGGTTCCAGCAGCAGGACGCCGTGCCCGACGTCGTGGCCGTCGCGAAGTCGATCGGCGCCGGTCAGCCGATCGGGGCCGTGATCACAAGCCGGGCGATCGCCGATCGGTATCGGACGCAGGGCTACTTCTTCTCGTCGACCGGCGGCTCGCCGCTCTCATCGGTGGTCGGCCTGGCCGTCCTCGACGTCATCCGCGACGAAGGCCTGCAGGAGAACGCTCGACGGGTCGGCAGTCACCTGAAGTCGCGGCTCGAAACCCTGCGCGATCAGTATCCGATCATCGGTACCGTCCATGGTTCCGGGCTCTACCTGGGACTCGAATTCATCCGGGATCAGGACACGCTCGAACCCGCGACGCTCGAGACCGCAGCCATCTGCGACCGGCTGCGAGAGCTCGGGGTCATCATGCAACCGACCGGGGACCACCTCAACGTGTTCAAGATCAAGCCACCCCTCTGCATCACCGAGGAGTCCGCGGACTACTTCGTCGACGCCGTCGCACACGTCCTGGCGACGGGCTGGTGA
- a CDS encoding MFS transporter codes for MAPTGNDTRLPLNTRRAISTFGLSVLGLLAGNLLPFMVLALEQSLGMGATEAGAVMTGSLLASAVSCVATTRLAEGARRTLVARIGLALAAVAFTVAALNPGASVTVIAIVAGGVGTGGALSASGAALAALRNPNRMSAANGLVNRVVVTIILAVVPLIGITTGSVFGVIAGAAFLLFFAATWLPRAPIVAVDPLPSAASGQHVTTGNPRPSRSITIAGVALLAMYAVWAVSEDSVWALAGIMGADQSGLTDAGLGLVLSASSAGGLVAAVVLMFLGERIGRAVPLAVLLVAGGALKLVAAVTTDPTVYTIALIAWNTAYLAVFLLFIATAAALDANGRFSGPAIGVYLFGSAFSPLVGGWLAETFGYPGFGWAIALVSWMLVVPVVVVARLSTRVEQRMDTSEKSTVATKEMTR; via the coding sequence ATGGCTCCAACCGGTAACGACACGCGGCTCCCACTCAACACGAGACGCGCCATATCCACCTTCGGGCTGTCCGTGCTGGGGCTGCTTGCCGGCAATCTGCTCCCCTTCATGGTCCTCGCGCTCGAGCAGTCGCTCGGCATGGGGGCCACCGAGGCCGGCGCAGTGATGACCGGTTCTTTGCTCGCCAGCGCGGTGTCGTGCGTGGCCACCACCCGCTTGGCCGAGGGAGCGCGTCGCACCCTCGTCGCGCGGATCGGCCTGGCACTGGCGGCCGTGGCGTTCACCGTGGCAGCGCTCAACCCCGGTGCCAGTGTCACCGTCATTGCGATCGTCGCGGGAGGTGTCGGCACCGGCGGGGCGCTCTCCGCAAGCGGTGCTGCACTCGCAGCGCTGCGCAACCCGAACCGGATGTCAGCTGCGAACGGCCTGGTCAACCGCGTCGTCGTGACCATCATCCTAGCCGTCGTGCCGCTGATCGGCATCACGACCGGCAGCGTCTTCGGTGTCATCGCCGGTGCGGCGTTCCTCCTCTTCTTCGCCGCGACCTGGCTGCCTCGAGCACCGATCGTCGCAGTCGATCCCCTCCCCTCGGCAGCATCCGGCCAGCACGTAACCACGGGGAACCCACGTCCCTCCCGCTCCATCACCATCGCCGGAGTCGCACTTCTGGCCATGTACGCGGTCTGGGCCGTGAGCGAGGATTCGGTGTGGGCGCTCGCCGGCATCATGGGCGCGGATCAGTCCGGTCTGACCGATGCCGGCCTCGGCCTCGTCCTGAGCGCCTCGAGCGCGGGCGGACTCGTCGCGGCGGTCGTCCTGATGTTCCTCGGCGAACGGATCGGCCGTGCCGTTCCGCTCGCGGTCCTCCTCGTCGCGGGCGGAGCGCTGAAGCTCGTCGCAGCGGTCACGACGGACCCGACCGTCTACACGATCGCGCTGATCGCCTGGAACACCGCCTACCTGGCCGTGTTCCTCCTGTTCATCGCCACAGCAGCCGCCTTGGACGCGAACGGTCGGTTCTCCGGCCCGGCGATCGGCGTCTACCTCTTCGGATCGGCCTTCTCGCCACTGGTCGGCGGATGGCTGGCGGAGACGTTCGGGTACCCCGGCTTCGGGTGGGCGATTGCGCTCGTCAGCTGGATGCTGGTGGTACCGGTCGTCGTCGTGGCCCGTCTGTCCACCCGCGTGGAACAGCGGATGGACACATCCGAGAAATCGACCGTCGCAACAAAGGAGATGACCCGATGA
- a CDS encoding amidohydrolase, whose amino-acid sequence MNARTIISGARIMDPGARAANRAATTDTVDVVVEDGRIRSVGERVSVRPDDVVIDASGTVLLPGFVDSHVHLVWTGQSLANVALTDAADLAEIQRRLAAERFRLGDDATVLRGRGWLFDAVDGEPTAAMIDEVVADIPVFLDSNDMHSIWVNTAGLQALGVDSSTPDPAGGRLSRHPSGEPAGMLYERAAHEIGWAHVTATTSDADRVESVLRALDAFAAAGVTSVIDMGMDEDGWRALRTAASQLGGSLPVRVSAHWLVVDTGDDEGNLAQIRRAAEVAADGSDWLSMIGVKLVLDGVIDACTAAMTYPYADGSNGDLMWDPQRLERAAVAADASGLRIAIHAIGDLASDVALDVLESVVEANPPWDRRPRLEHLEVVSEATPARMAALGVTASVQPVHADPAIQPNWRAQLGDERAERGYPWRSFSDAGARLAFGTDAPTAPHEALDNLYIATTRRSIIDPALPAHTLHSAVLPDAALRHATIDSAASFAADGRIGRLEPGYLADLVALDRHPLDAGGFRENTVAFTMTGGDVVFRSTVSLDVPDQSGPDDPPRESD is encoded by the coding sequence ATGAACGCTCGCACCATCATCTCGGGTGCTCGGATCATGGATCCGGGCGCGCGTGCAGCTAACCGAGCCGCTACGACCGACACCGTGGACGTGGTCGTCGAGGACGGGAGGATCCGCTCCGTCGGTGAGCGCGTCAGCGTTCGACCGGACGACGTCGTGATCGACGCCAGCGGTACCGTCCTCCTTCCCGGATTCGTCGACTCGCACGTGCATCTCGTGTGGACCGGCCAGAGCCTGGCGAACGTCGCACTCACCGACGCAGCCGACCTCGCGGAGATCCAGCGGCGACTCGCCGCCGAACGTTTCCGGTTGGGCGACGATGCGACCGTCCTCCGCGGCCGCGGCTGGCTCTTCGACGCGGTCGACGGTGAGCCGACGGCTGCGATGATCGACGAAGTGGTCGCCGACATCCCCGTCTTCCTCGATTCGAACGACATGCACTCGATCTGGGTGAACACGGCTGGCCTGCAGGCCCTCGGAGTCGACTCGTCGACGCCCGATCCAGCCGGCGGTCGACTGTCTCGGCACCCGTCCGGCGAGCCCGCCGGAATGCTCTATGAGCGTGCCGCGCATGAGATCGGCTGGGCCCATGTCACGGCGACGACCAGCGATGCCGATCGCGTGGAGTCCGTGCTCCGGGCGCTCGACGCGTTCGCGGCGGCCGGAGTCACGTCCGTCATCGACATGGGGATGGACGAGGACGGTTGGCGGGCGCTCCGAACGGCGGCCTCCCAACTCGGGGGTTCCCTACCCGTCCGCGTCTCGGCGCACTGGCTGGTGGTCGACACCGGCGATGACGAGGGCAACCTGGCCCAGATCCGTCGCGCAGCCGAGGTCGCCGCCGACGGGTCGGACTGGCTCTCGATGATCGGGGTCAAGCTCGTCCTGGACGGCGTGATCGACGCGTGCACGGCGGCAATGACGTACCCCTATGCCGACGGCAGTAACGGCGACCTGATGTGGGACCCCCAGCGGCTCGAACGAGCGGCCGTCGCCGCCGACGCGTCAGGCCTCCGGATCGCCATCCACGCCATCGGCGACCTCGCCAGCGACGTGGCCCTGGACGTACTCGAGTCGGTCGTGGAGGCGAACCCGCCGTGGGACCGACGCCCGCGGCTGGAGCATCTCGAGGTGGTCTCGGAGGCGACGCCCGCGCGGATGGCCGCACTCGGGGTCACGGCGTCGGTCCAACCCGTGCACGCCGACCCCGCGATCCAACCGAACTGGCGTGCGCAGCTCGGCGACGAACGGGCCGAGCGCGGATATCCGTGGCGGTCGTTCAGCGACGCGGGAGCACGGCTGGCGTTCGGAACCGATGCCCCCACCGCGCCGCATGAAGCGCTGGACAACCTCTACATCGCGACGACGCGACGCTCCATCATCGATCCGGCTCTGCCCGCACACACCCTGCACTCCGCAGTGCTCCCCGATGCCGCACTCCGACACGCGACGATCGACTCGGCGGCGTCCTTCGCCGCCGACGGCCGCATCGGGCGTCTCGAACCGGGGTACCTCGCAGACCTGGTCGCGTTGGATCGGCATCCGTTGGACGCCGGCGGGTTCCGCGAGAACACTGTGGCCTTCACCATGACGGGCGGTGACGTCGTCTTCCGTTCGACGGTATCCCTGGACGTCCCGGACCAATCCGGACCAGACGATCCACCT
- a CDS encoding agmatine/peptidylarginine deiminase, with the protein MPAETAEHTRTWMAFPREGFTLGDTLAAREEGYAAWTAVAHAILEFEPVSMVVDPTEIGRARRMLDPSIEIIEAPVDEFWMRDMGPTFVLDPDRPGTLGAVDWIFNGWGAPAWAEWQQSARVARLVGEHVGAEIVSSLLVAEGGGLHVDGTGTVLLTETVQLDPRRNPFADRARVETEMARTIGAEHAVWLSQGLTRDYEDLGTNGHVDIVATFAAPDRLLLHDQLDAGHPDAAVMPLLRRELKEQFEALERSVEIIPLPGPATIQDDGGFVDWSYVNHLVVNGGVIACGFGEEAADARARSILSDAYPGRTISTVDALPLFARGGGIHCITQQQPALTAVS; encoded by the coding sequence ATGCCAGCTGAGACCGCGGAACACACCCGAACGTGGATGGCCTTCCCCCGCGAGGGTTTCACCCTCGGAGACACGCTCGCCGCCCGCGAGGAAGGCTACGCCGCCTGGACCGCGGTGGCTCATGCGATCTTGGAGTTCGAGCCCGTCTCGATGGTGGTTGACCCGACCGAGATCGGGCGCGCACGACGGATGCTGGACCCGTCCATCGAGATCATCGAAGCGCCGGTCGACGAGTTCTGGATGCGGGACATGGGACCGACCTTCGTCCTCGATCCCGACCGACCGGGAACGCTCGGCGCCGTCGACTGGATCTTCAACGGTTGGGGTGCCCCGGCGTGGGCGGAGTGGCAGCAGTCCGCTCGCGTCGCTCGACTCGTCGGCGAGCACGTCGGCGCGGAGATCGTCTCCTCCCTGCTGGTCGCGGAAGGTGGCGGACTCCACGTCGACGGGACCGGCACCGTCCTGCTCACGGAGACGGTTCAGCTCGATCCTCGACGCAACCCCTTCGCCGACCGAGCGCGCGTCGAGACGGAGATGGCTCGGACGATCGGCGCCGAACACGCGGTCTGGCTCTCGCAGGGGCTGACGCGGGACTACGAGGATCTGGGCACGAACGGCCACGTCGACATCGTCGCGACCTTCGCCGCTCCGGACCGCCTACTCCTCCACGACCAGCTCGACGCGGGGCACCCGGACGCAGCGGTGATGCCGCTCCTCCGGCGCGAGCTGAAGGAGCAGTTCGAAGCGCTCGAACGTTCGGTGGAGATCATCCCGCTGCCCGGGCCGGCGACGATCCAAGACGACGGGGGCTTCGTCGACTGGAGCTACGTCAACCACCTCGTGGTCAACGGCGGGGTGATCGCCTGCGGCTTCGGCGAGGAGGCAGCCGACGCCCGGGCACGCTCGATCCTGAGTGACGCCTACCCCGGACGCACCATCTCCACCGTCGACGCACTGCCACTCTTCGCCCGTGGCGGCGGTATCCACTGCATCACCCAACAACAGCCGGCGCTCACCGCCGTGAGCTGA